The stretch of DNA CGACGAGGTGCTCGTCGGCGTGAACGGCTCGTTCGGGGCACGCATGGCGGAGATGGCGGCCCGCCACGGCGCCCGCGTCCGCACAGTGACGGCCGCGCCGGGCGAGCCGCTGACTCCGGAGGCCTTTGCGGACGCGCTTGCGGGGGGGGACGTGCGCCTCGTCGCCGTCGTGCACGGCGAGACGAGCACCGGGGTCCTCAACCCGCTCGCCGAGATCGCCGGGGCCGTGCGCGGCAGCGGGGCGCTGCTCAGCGTGGACGCCGTGACCACCGCCGGAATGCAGCCCTTCGACATGGCCGGGCTGGGGGCGGACTACGTCTACACCGGCTCGCAGAAGTGCCTTTCGGCGCCGCCCGGCGTGGCCCCCATCGCGGTGAGTGGGCGTGCCCTGGCGCGGCACGCGGCCCGCCGCACCCCCCCCGCCCTGTGGTACGCGGACTTCGCGGGCCTGCGCGACTACTGGGACGGCCACAGCTATCACCACACTGTGCCTGTCAGCCTCCACTTCGCCCTGCACGCGGCGCTGCGGGCCGCCCTGGAAGAAGGTCTGCCCCAGCGCCAGGCCCGCGCCGCCGAAGTGGGGCGCGGGGTGCTCGCCGCGCTGGAGCCGCTGGGTTTCACCCCCTTTGTGCCGGACCCCGACCACCGCCTGCCCACCGTCCTCGCGCTGCGGCTGCCGCCGGGCCTGGACGACGCCGCCACCCGCGCGGCCCTGCGTGCCCGTGGGGTCAGCGTGGCGGGCGGGATGGGAGCCACCGCCGGGCAGATCTGGCGCCTGGGGCTGATGGGGGAGGGGGCGCGGCCCGCCCTGTACCACCGCTTCCTGACCGAGCTGGAGGCGGTGATGGGGGTGCGGGGCGCGGCGAAGCGCTTCGGGGCGGTGCTCTCTGAGGAGGTGCGGGGCGCCTCCGCGGCCCCCGCCTAGCCCATTCGCCCGGTCCGGATCACGTCCGCGATCACCGGCGGCAGCTTCCAGGCCAGCACGTCGAAGGCGGAAGAAGCGTAGTCGTAGCTCACCTTGTGCAGGGTCACGCGCGGCTTGCGGCCCACGCAGTCCACGAGGGCCACGTCGGCCCCCGGCTCCGAGTTCAGGCTCAGGCCCACCGAGCCGGGGTCCACGAAGGTCGTGTCGCCCACCACCCGCACGAAAGGCACGTGCGTGCCCCCCACCACGACCACCCGTGCCCCCAGCGTCTCCGCGAGGTCTTCGAGGTCGCGCTCGGGGGCCATCAGGTCGAGGCGCTCCTCGGGGTCGTGCGGGCTGCCGTGGAAGTAGCGCACCCGGCCCACCGGGGTCATCATCCGGCCGCCCGGCGGCAATCGGCGCAGGAAGTCGAGCTGCTCGGGCGAGAGCACCCCCCGCGTCCAGGTCAGCACCTGCTCGGCCACCCCGTGCCGCTCCGAGCGCCCGCCGAGGTCGAGGGCCACCCGCAGGTCGCTCGACCCCAGTCCGGCCGTCCAGCCTTCCCGCCGCACGAAGTCGATCACCGGCCCCGGACTGGCCCCGTAGCCCACGAGGTCGCCCACCACCACGACCCCGTGGACCGCCGAGTCCGCGAGAAAACGCTGAACGGCGGTCAGCGCGTGGATATTGCCGTGCAGGTCACTGAGAAAAGCCAGTCGCAAAGTGCCCGCATGCTAGGGCATCTGCCCCGCCGCTGCGCCGGGGTGCCCCCGGTCGGGTGGGCGGGCGAGTCCGTATCATGGCGCGGTGCTCACCCGGCTCCCGCCCCCGCTCACCGCCGCCCTGCTCGGGGCGCTCCTCGCCGCCTGCGGGCTGCCGCTGGAGTGGAGCTTCCTCGCCTACGTTCCCCTCGCCCTCCTGCTGATGTACGCGGCCCAGGCCCCCACCTCGCGGGCGCTGGCAGGCCGGGTCTTCTGGTCGGGGGCGGCCTACAGCGCAGTGCACCTGTGGTGGCTGACGGCCTTCCTGGGCAAGCTCTTTCAGTTTGCCCCGGCGGGCGTCCTCGCCTTCGCCCTCTTCGCGCTGGAGGGAGCCTTCCTCGCGGCCATGGCCTGGCTCGCCGCCCGGCTGGTGCGCTCGCCCGAAGCGCGGGTCTGGGCGCTCGCGGGCGGCTGGGTCGGGCTGGAGTGGCTGCGCTTCTTGGGACCGCTCGCCTTTCCGTGGCCGACCCTGGGCTACACGCTGCTCCCCACCCCCGCCATCCAGATCGCGGACCTCGGCGGAGTGGTGCTGGGCAGCGTGGTCGTGGCCGCGACCGCCGCCGCGCTCGTCAGTTTCTGGTGGGGGAGACGGGCGCCCCTGGTGCTGATGTCGGGGGTCTGGCTCGCCGCCCTCGCCTACGGGGTCACCCGCGTGCCAGGCCAGGGACCCGTGCAGCCCATGCTGGTGCTGCGCACCGACGTGGACCTGTTTGACCGCACCGTGCCGGAAGACGCCCTGTATCAGTCGTCCGCCCGCCTGACTGCGCAGAGCCGCCGCCCCGGCGAGGTCGTCGCCTGGAGCGAGAGCGCGGTGCGCGACCCCAGCCTGCTGCCCACCGTCCCCGCGAATGGCCTGTACGGGGTGAGTTCCTACGGGGTGCCCCGGCGCAACACGGTCGTCGCCTGGAACGGCACGGAGGTCACCGGCCAGACCGACAAGGCCCGCCCGGTCCCCTTCGGCGAGTATTTCCCGCTGTACGACACCTGGCCGGGCCTCTACCGGCTCATCGAGGCGGGCACCGGCTTCGTCCTCGGCCCCAACCTGCCCCCTGCCGAGCGGGTGATGCCCCTGCCGCTGGGGGGCGTGCTGTACGGCGCCTATGTCTGCTACGACTCCGTGTTCCCCTGGGTCAGCCGCCAGCTCACCCGGCAAGGCGCGGAACTGCTCGTCAACGTCAGCAACGACGGCTGGTACGACGGCTGGGGCGTGCAGCAGCACTTCATGATGGGCCGGGTCCGCGCCATCGAGACGCGGCGCTGGGTGGTCCGCAGCGTGAACCGCGGGATCGCGGGCTCGGTTGACGACCTCGGCCGCCCCCGGCAGACGCTCTCGCGTGGGGAGGGCGTGGTCCATGTCCAGCCCCGCCGCCTGGAAGGGCAGACGGTCTATACCCGCTTCGGCGACCTGCCCGTCCTGCTGCTCGCCGCGTTGATGGTGGGGTATGGCCTCTGGCTGGACCGCTCCTACCGGAACCCTTCCACCACGTCGTCGAGATCGTCCTCCGGCAGCTCGACATAACGCCGAGTGGTGTCCACCTGCTCGTGCCCCAGAAAGCCCGCCACCCGCGTGAAATCCCGTGTGGCTGCATAGAGTTGCGTTCCCGCATACTTCCGCCCGGCATGAAAACCCCGGAACTCGTGTTCCCGGCCACATTTCAGGGCAAGCTTCTGGAGACGGGTATACGCCGTCGAGTAGGCCCGCCAGGGAAGGACGGGACCATTCGGCACGGCCGGGCGCACCCCCTCCAGCGCCTCCCGCAGCCGGGCACTCAGCGGGACCCGCCTCGCCTTGTCCCCCTTGCCGTGGGCCACGAGCAGGCGGCGGCGCTCCAGGTCCACATGCGCCCAGTCCACGCCCAGCGCCTCCGCAATTCGCAGGCCCGCGTGGGTGAGCAGCAGCAGCAAGACGCGCTCGTGGGGGTCGGCTTCCGCCAGCAGCGCCTGCACGAAGTCGGGGCGGTAGGGCGGGTTTTTCACGATGCCCTTGGTGCGGTCCTTGGGGCGCTTCACGTCCGCGAAGGGGTCGGCATCGGTCGCCCCAGCCCAGCGCAGCGCCCGGTACAGGGCCGAGGCCGCCGCCACCCGCGCCTGCACGGTCGCGGGTTTGAGGCCCGACTGCACCAAGCCCGCGACGTACAATCCCGGCTCACGCCGACCGGGGTGCAGCAGGTTCCAGCCGTGCTCGGTGGCGTGGGTGATCAGCACCTCGACGCCTTTGCGATAGGCCCGCAGCGTATGTGGGCTGAGGCGCACGCCGCCGCTGGTGTCGGTCGTCAGGTAAGCGAGCGTGAGCGCCCACAGGTCTCCGAACGCCTTGTCCCGCGCCGCCGTCACTGCCCGGACCCGCAGCGCCTCGTCGGTCAGACCGCTGAAACTTCGGGCCTGCGAGAGACGGTCGCCAACGTAGGGAAGCAGGTCGCCGGACATGGTGTCCGATGATAACATGCCTTATCAACGAAGGGTCTTCAAAGCAAACCCCCGCTGGTGACGGGGGTCCGGGCGGACTCAGGTGTCCAGTTCCGTTTTCCGAATCGGCGTCAGGAACTGAATCGCGCCGGGCAGAATCCGGGCGGTAAAGGGCGTCGTCTCCACGTGCAGCTCGCCGTCGTATTGCAGCGGGAAGGGTTCGTCGGCGTCCACCGTGACCGACTTGGCTTCCAGCGTTTCGAGGTTGCCGGAAAAGACTGGGTCCGAGAGGTTCATCTTGACCAGCACCGAGTCGATCAGGTTCGGGACCAGCCGCAGGATGTTCCCGGCCTTCATCAACACGACCGTGAATTTGCCGTCCGAGGGGCTGATGTCCGAGGTGATGGGCAGGCGGTAGTTCGCCATGCCGAAGTTGGCAACCATCACGCCGATGCCCTCGAAGGTGCGCGGTTCGCCGTCGATCACGAGGTGAAAGGTGGTCTTCTTGGGGTTAAGCTGCTTCATCGCGCTCATGACGTAGGCCATCGCCCCGAAGCGCTCCTTGAGGTCTTCCGAGTCGCGGATCATGGCCGCGTCGGCTCCCGCTCCGGCGAGCATCGCAAACCCGCTTGTCTCCCCCCCCACCTCGATCTCCCCGAGGTCCACCCGCACGGTGTGGCCGTCCGCGACGATGGCGGCGAGTTGCACCGGGTCGCGCGGCAGGTCGAGGTTCTGCGCGATCAGGTTGGCGGTCCCGGCCGGGTAGGCCAGCATGGGCACGTCCTTGTAGCGGGCGGCGTAGGCGAGGCTGCTCACCGTGCCGTCGCCCCCCGCCCCGACGAGCAGGTCGAAGTCCGTGAGGTCCTCGACGTACTCGGCCATCTGGGTATCGGGCTGGAGCTGCCGCTCGGTGATCTCGGCCCCCCCGGCCCGCAGCCCGGTCAGGAACTCGGGGAGGGTGCTCTCGCCCTGGCCGCTGCGGGGATTGAAGACCACGAGGACACGCTTGTTGGCCAAACGGGTCAGGCCGGTCACGGGGTCGGGGCCGGAGTCGGGGGTGGGGGCTGGGGGGGGCGTTTGACCGGTCATTCGGGGCTCATTACACTGCCCGCACGGAGGCTTTCTCTATGGTGCGTGTCTTCTTTGCTTCTTTACTGTTCGCCGGAGCCCTGGCCTCGTGCGCCCCCCGTGAGCAGGCGGTGGTGGGTGTCACCGTGACCCCGGTCCTCGTCAAGCTCTCGGAACCCGCCGCGCGGGGCGGCACCCTGACCATTCAGGGCCGCTACCTCGGCGGCCCGCAGACCGGGCGGGTGCGCCTCGGCGCCAGCGAGACCGGCGAAGGCGGCTACCTCTTCCCTGCCGCCAGCGTGCGCTCGTGGACCGACAGCGAGATCGTGCTGACGGTCCCGGCTGACGCGCCGACGGGCGGCTCGTGGCTCTTCGTGGAGGTGGCCGGGAAGCGCTCGACGGGGCTGCCGTACAGCGTCCGGCCGTAACCCGCCCGTTCTGCCCAGAAGCCCCAGCCCTTGGCGGGGCTTTTTCCTGTACTGATCGCCGGGCACCGGCTCTCGGCTGCTATCCTCCCAGGGTTATGGCGTTACAGCGCCCCAAGGGCACCCAGGACCACCTCCCGGACGGCAGTCCGAAACTTTCGCGGGACATTCAGGCGTCGGCCTTCGCCCACGTACAGGACACCGCCCGGCGCGTGCTGGAGCGCTCGGGCGCCTCGTTGATCGCCACGCCCCTCTTCGAGGAAGCCGAACTCGTGAAGCGTGGGGTGGGCGGCTCGACCGACATCGTCCGCAAGGAGATGTTCACGGTCTACTACTTCGGCGACCACGGCGGCTACGTGCTGCGGCCCGAGGGCACGGCGGGCATCGTGCGGGCGTACCTGCAAAACGGCCTCAAGCAGTTGCCCGCGCCCCTCAAGCTGTGGACCCACGGCCCGATGTTCCGCGCCGAGAACGTACAGAAGGGCCGCCTGCGGCAGTTCCACCAGGTCGACTACGAGGTGCTGGGCAGCACGGACCCCCTGGTCGACGCCGAGGCGATCTGGCTGATGTGGGAGGTCGTGCGCGAGCTGGGGCTGACGGGCGTGCGGGTGAAGCTGGGGTCCATCGGTGACCCGGCCGACCGCGAGGCGTACAACGCCTATCTGCGGGAGCTGTTCGGAGCCCACGTGGACCGCCTCTCCGACGACTCGAAGGACCGTCTGGAGCGCAACCCCATGCGGATTCTGGATTCCAAGAGCGCGGGGGATCAGGCGCTGATCCGCGAACTCGGTGTGAAACCGATGTTGGACTTCCTGGGCAAGGAGGCGCGGGCGCACTTCGGGTCGGTACAGGGCTACCTGCGTGAGTGGGGCGTTCCCTTCGACCTCGACCCCTCCATCGTGCGCGGGCTGGACTACTACCGCCGCACCGCCTGGGAACTGCACCACGAGGGCGTGGGGGCGAAGTCTGCGCTGGGCGGGGGCGGGCGCTACGACGGCCTCGCGGCGCAGCTCGGCGGGCCGGAGGTGCCGGGCATCGGCTGGGCCTTCGGCATCGAGCGGCTGCTGCTGGCGCTGGAGGCGGAGGGGGTGGCCCTCCCGCCCACGCCGGGGCCGCTGCTCTACCTCGCCGCGATGGACGAGGAGAATGTGGGCCTCGCGGCGCGGCTGGCGCTGGAGGGCCGTTCCAGAGGCCGGGTGGAGTTCGCCTACCGGGCGATGAAGCCGGGCAATGCCTTCCGCGAGGCGGACCGTCGCCGTGCCCTCTCGGCGGCCGTGATTGGCAGCGACGAGGCGGCGCGGGGCGTGCTGAACATCAAGACGCTGGGCACGGGCGAGACGCGGGAAGTGCCGCTGGCCGAGCTGACCACCTTTCTGAACGACCTTTCGCGGCACGCAGGAGAACAAGCATGAAACGCACGGGCTATATCGGCGAACTGAACGGGACACATCTGGGCACAGAAGTCACCCTGCAAGGCTGGGCGGGCCGCCGCCGCGACCTCGGCGGGCTGATCTTTATCGAGCTGCGCGACCGCTCCGGGGTGGTGCAGGTGCAGGTCGAGCCGGACTCGCCCGCCTTCGCTCAGGCCGACACGGTGCGCTCGGAGGACGTGCTGGAGGTGCGGGGCCTCTTCCGCGAGCGCCCCGAGGGCCAGCGCAAGGGCGGGCTGGCCGACTACGAGGTCGTGGCGTCCGGGGTGCGGGTGCTGAGCCGGGCCAAGACGCCTCCCTTCGAGCTGGACAAGGGTGGTGAGGTCGCCGAGGACATCCGGCTGAAGTACCGCTACCTCGACCTGCGGCGCCCCGAGATGACCCGCAACCTGCTGCTGCGCTCGAAGGCGGTGGCGGCGGTGACGGCGTTCCTCGACCGCGAGGGCTTCGTGAACGTGGAAACGCCGATGCTCACGAAATCCACGCCGGAGGGTGCGCGTGACTTCCTGGTGCCCTCGCGCCTGAATCCCGGCGAGTTCTACGCGCTGCCGCAGTCGCCGCAACTGTTCAAGCAACTGCTGATGATTGCGGGGGTGGACCGCTACTATCAGCTCGCCCGCTGCTTCCGCGACGAGGACCTCCGCGCCGACCGCCAGCCCGACTTCACCCAGCTCGACATGGAGATGAGCTTCGTGGAGCAAGGCGACGTGCTGGAGGTGCAGGAGCAGCTCCTGGCCCACGTCTTCCGCGAGGTCCTGGGCGAGGAGTTGCCTCTCCCCTTTCCCCGTCTCTCCTACCAGGAGGCGATGGACCGCTACGGCTCGGACAAGCCGGACCTGCGCTTTGACCACGCGTTCGTGGACGTGACCGACCTGTTCGCGGGCGGGGGCTTCCAGGCCTTCGCGTCGGCGGGAGCGGTCAAGGTGCTCACGGCGCCCGAGTTGACCCGCAAGCAGATCGACGAGCTGGAGCGGGTCGCCAAGCAGAACGGGGCCAAGGGGCTGGCCTGGCTGCGGCGCGAGGGCGAGGGGTTCACGGGCGGGATCTCCAAGTTCGTCTCGCCGGAGGTCGCGGCCGCGCTGCTGGAACGCACGGGCGTGACGGCGGGCGGCACCCTGCTGTTCGCGGCGGGCGAGTGGAAGGCGGCGGTCACCGCGCTGGGGGCGGTGCGTCTCGCGCTGCGCGACCTCTTCGACCTCGCGGCGAGCGGGCCGAAGTTCCACGTCTCCTGGGTGGTGGACTTCCCGCAGCTCGAATGGGACGAGGATGCTGGACGCTGGACCTACATGCATCACCCCTTCACGGCCCCACACCCGGAGGACGTGGCCCTCTTCGGCACCGAGCGGCAGGGCGAGATTCGTGCCCAGGCCTACGACCTCGTGTTGAACGGCTACGAGGTGGGCGGCGGGTCCATCCGCATCCACGATCCGGAGGTGCAGGCGCAGATGTTCGCGGCGATCGGTTTCTCGGAGGAGCAGGCCCGCGAGCAGTTCGGCTTCTTCATGGACGCGCTCGGCTACGGCACGCCCCCGCACGGCGGCATCGCCTGGGGCTTCGACCGCCTCGTGATGGTGATGGCCGGGGCGTCCAGCATCCGCGAGGTGATCGCCTTCCCCAAAAACAACCGTGGCGCGGACCTGATGGCGCAAGCCCCGGCCCCGGTCTCCCCTACCCAGCTCGCGGAGGTGGGGGTGCAGGTGGCGGTTCAGGAGGAATAAATCAGGGGGAGGGCAGTCTCCCCTTTCTCCAGAGGCAGTAAGTGAATTGATTCACAATGAATCTGGTTCGTGAAAGGGTTATTTGCTCGGAGCAGCAGAAACATGCGTTTGATCAGCGAGACGAACTGCACGCCAGGTCTGGGCCTCGCGGCGCAGCTCGGTTACCGCAGTGTTGGCGTGGGCATACCGTTGGTCCTGCCATAGCGCCCGAATCTCCAGCCCGAGCAGACGGGCGAGGACCGCCGTGAGCGCTCCGCCGTGGGAGACGACGATGGGGGTACCGGGAGCGGTTAGGGGAACCTCCAGTGCGGCGAGAAAGCGCCCGGCCACCCCGTCCAGCGTCTCACCCCCCGCGAAGCCGAAGGCCCCACCGGGCAGATCGAGCTCATGGGCGTGACTGACGAGGTGGGCATACGGACGGCCGTGCCACTGCGGACCGACCTCGATTTCCTGAATGCCGGGCAGCACGGTCATGGGGACACCCAGAGCGTCCGCGATGGCCTGCGCCGTCTGCTGAGCCCGCCGAAAGGGGCTGGCGTAGACGGCGGGAGCGCTGAGCTTCAGACCTGCAAGGTGGGCCGCCACCGCCCGCGCCTGCTCCTCTCCCACGGCGTCGAGGGGGTCATCGTGGCTCGCGCCGAGGGTCTGGGTGACGTTGCTGGCGGTCTGGCCGTGGCGGACGAGAAACAGGCGGTCGGCGGGCATGGGAGCGAGTCTAGCGGGGTGGGAAGCTCAGCCCCAGCCCGTCGCCCTCGGCGGCGAGGACCTCGAAGCGGGCGAAGAGTTCCTCCGAGTACCAGCCGTCCCGCCGGGTGCGGGTGATGGCCTCGCGGTGTCCAGCGCCCGCGTAGGCATAAGCTTTCACGCTCGCGGCGTCCCGCCACACGCTGAAGGTGGCCTGGGAGAGCAGGGGAATGTCCCCCAGACCCAAGGTCAGGAGGAGGCCGGGGTGGGCGTGCAGCCCGTCCTGGGAGGCGGGCACGGCGGACCAGAAGGCCCGCATCCGGGTTGGGCGGATCGCCGCGCGGGTGAGGACAGCGAGGGGGCCGGTGGGGGCGTCGGCAGTGGGAGAACCGAAGGGTTCGCGGCCCCCCCATTGTCCCTTTGACCGCAGCGGGCGCAGGAGGAGGGTGCCGCTCTCTGTCAGGTGCGCCCGGTCCCGCTCACGCCACGGGGACGCCTCGAACTCCCGAAAGGACGCCTCGTCCGTCCACACCGCCAGCCGCGCCCAGCGGCGGAAGTCCGCCCCCAGGGTGAGGTCGTCGCCCCGGCCCGTCCCCATGAGGCGGAAGAAGGTCAGGCCGGGCACCCGGCGCAGGTGGAGGGGGTCGCGACCCATCCGGGTCCAGCCGCGCCACGCCCCACGCGGGGAGTAGCGGTTGACCGTGAGGGTGACGAGGGGGGAAGGGACCACGGAGGGCAGTGTAGGCCGAGCGTCATCCCCGTCGCGGTGAGGGGGCGTACCTCTCCCCTATTCTCTGGAACGTGCATCTCGACGACCTGCCCGTGCTGCCCGCCTCGCCCGGCGTGTACATCTTCCGCAAGGGGGGCACGCCCATCTATATCGGCAAGGCGGTGAATTTGAAGGCACGGGTGGTGCAGCACTTCAAGGCCGGGGGCAAGAGCGGCAAGTTCACGGCGCTGGCGGACACGCTGGAATTCATCACGGCGCGGAACGAGGTGGAAGCGCTGGTGCTGGAGGCCAACCTCATCAAGCAGCACCGCCCGCACTACAACGTGCTGCTCAAGGACGACAAGCACTACCCGTTCCTGAAGCTGACGAACGAGGAGTTCCCCATGCTGGTCGTCACCCGGCGGGTCCTCAAGGATGGGGCGAGCTATTACGGGCCGTACCCGGACGCCTCCGCCGTGCGGCGGGTCAAGCACCTGATCGACACGATGTTTCCGCTGCGGAAGAACTCGGGATTGCCCCTCCAGAAAAAGCCCCGGCCCTGCCTGAACTACCACATGGGCCGCTGCCTGGGGCCGTGCGTGGACGCGGCGGACCCCGGCGAGTACCGGCGGGTCGTGGAGGACGTGCAGGCGCTGCTGGAGGGCCGCGCGGCCCCGGTGCTGGCCCGGCTGCGCGAGGACATGAAGGTCGCGGCGCGGGCGCAGGATTTCGAGCAGGCGGCGCGGGTGCGCGACCGGGTGAACGCGGTCGAGAAGCTGTTCGGCACCGAGCAGCACGCCTTCGTCTCGGAGGAGACGGACCTCGACTTCCTGGGGGTCGCGCAGGCGGGCGAGTACGCGATGGTGCAACTGTTCCGGATGCGCGGCGGGCGGGTGGTGGGGCGCGACAAGCGCTTCCTGACCGACGCGGAGGGGGGCGGCGACCTCGGGGAGATTCTGGGGGCCTTCGTGCAGGACTACTACGCGCAGGCCACCCATGTGCCGCCACTGATTCTGCTGCCCGCCGAATACGAGGACGCGCCCGCGTGGAGTGCGCTGCTCAGCGAGCGGGCGGGGCGCCGGGTCGAGATGCGGACGCCCAAGCGCGGGGACAAGGTGGACCTGGTGGACATGGCGCAGCGCAACGCGCAGACCGGGCTGGAATCCGAACTCGCGCTGCTGGAGCGCCGGGGCGACCATCCGGGGCTGGACGCGCTGCGCGAGGTGCTCGCGCTGCCCGAGCGGCCCTGGCGCATCGAGGGCTACGACAACTCCAACCTGTTTGGCACGAACATCGTCTCGGGCATGGTGGTCTTCGAGGGCGGGCGGTCGCGCCGGGGCGAGCACCGCCGCTTCAAGGTGCGGGGGCTGGAGCAGCCCGACGACTATGCGGCGATGAACCAGACGATCACGCGGCGGTTTACCGGGTCGCTCTCGGACAAGCTGCCGCTGCCGGACCTGATCCTGATCGACGGGGGGCGCGGGCAGGTGAACGCGGCGCTGGACGCTTTGCGGGCGGCCGACGTGCGGGTGCCGGTGGTGGGCCTCGCCAAGCGGGAGGAGCGGATCATCCTGCCGGGGCGGTACGGGGCGCAGTGGTGGCTGGAGTCAGGGACCGAAGTCGGGGTGGACCGCGAGCTGCTGCTGCCGCACACCCACCCGGCGCTGCGGGTCTTGATCGGCGTGCGCGACGAGGTCCACAACTACGCCGTGACGTACCACCGCAAGCTGCGCGGGGAGGGGATGCTCCAGTCGGTCTTCGACGACCTGCCGG from Deinococcus sp. HSC-46F16 encodes:
- a CDS encoding aminotransferase class V-fold PLP-dependent enzyme — translated: MSARPHLLLTPGPTPLHPAAREALGHEALGHMDPEVFALNGEIQADLRTLYGAPDGTFTALLAGTGSLGMEAGFANLAEPGDEVLVGVNGSFGARMAEMAARHGARVRTVTAAPGEPLTPEAFADALAGGDVRLVAVVHGETSTGVLNPLAEIAGAVRGSGALLSVDAVTTAGMQPFDMAGLGADYVYTGSQKCLSAPPGVAPIAVSGRALARHAARRTPPALWYADFAGLRDYWDGHSYHHTVPVSLHFALHAALRAALEEGLPQRQARAAEVGRGVLAALEPLGFTPFVPDPDHRLPTVLALRLPPGLDDAATRAALRARGVSVAGGMGATAGQIWRLGLMGEGARPALYHRFLTELEAVMGVRGAAKRFGAVLSEEVRGASAAPA
- a CDS encoding metallophosphoesterase, with the translated sequence MRLAFLSDLHGNIHALTAVQRFLADSAVHGVVVVGDLVGYGASPGPVIDFVRREGWTAGLGSSDLRVALDLGGRSERHGVAEQVLTWTRGVLSPEQLDFLRRLPPGGRMMTPVGRVRYFHGSPHDPEERLDLMAPERDLEDLAETLGARVVVVGGTHVPFVRVVGDTTFVDPGSVGLSLNSEPGADVALVDCVGRKPRVTLHKVSYDYASSAFDVLAWKLPPVIADVIRTGRMG
- the lnt gene encoding apolipoprotein N-acyltransferase, translating into MLTRLPPPLTAALLGALLAACGLPLEWSFLAYVPLALLLMYAAQAPTSRALAGRVFWSGAAYSAVHLWWLTAFLGKLFQFAPAGVLAFALFALEGAFLAAMAWLAARLVRSPEARVWALAGGWVGLEWLRFLGPLAFPWPTLGYTLLPTPAIQIADLGGVVLGSVVVAATAAALVSFWWGRRAPLVLMSGVWLAALAYGVTRVPGQGPVQPMLVLRTDVDLFDRTVPEDALYQSSARLTAQSRRPGEVVAWSESAVRDPSLLPTVPANGLYGVSSYGVPRRNTVVAWNGTEVTGQTDKARPVPFGEYFPLYDTWPGLYRLIEAGTGFVLGPNLPPAERVMPLPLGGVLYGAYVCYDSVFPWVSRQLTRQGAELLVNVSNDGWYDGWGVQQHFMMGRVRAIETRRWVVRSVNRGIAGSVDDLGRPRQTLSRGEGVVHVQPRRLEGQTVYTRFGDLPVLLLAALMVGYGLWLDRSYRNPSTTSSRSSSGSST
- a CDS encoding tyrosine-type recombinase/integrase, which produces MSGDLLPYVGDRLSQARSFSGLTDEALRVRAVTAARDKAFGDLWALTLAYLTTDTSGGVRLSPHTLRAYRKGVEVLITHATEHGWNLLHPGRREPGLYVAGLVQSGLKPATVQARVAAASALYRALRWAGATDADPFADVKRPKDRTKGIVKNPPYRPDFVQALLAEADPHERVLLLLLTHAGLRIAEALGVDWAHVDLERRRLLVAHGKGDKARRVPLSARLREALEGVRPAVPNGPVLPWRAYSTAYTRLQKLALKCGREHEFRGFHAGRKYAGTQLYAATRDFTRVAGFLGHEQVDTTRRYVELPEDDLDDVVEGFR
- a CDS encoding diacylglycerol kinase family protein — protein: MTGQTPPPAPTPDSGPDPVTGLTRLANKRVLVVFNPRSGQGESTLPEFLTGLRAGGAEITERQLQPDTQMAEYVEDLTDFDLLVGAGGDGTVSSLAYAARYKDVPMLAYPAGTANLIAQNLDLPRDPVQLAAIVADGHTVRVDLGEIEVGGETSGFAMLAGAGADAAMIRDSEDLKERFGAMAYVMSAMKQLNPKKTTFHLVIDGEPRTFEGIGVMVANFGMANYRLPITSDISPSDGKFTVVLMKAGNILRLVPNLIDSVLVKMNLSDPVFSGNLETLEAKSVTVDADEPFPLQYDGELHVETTPFTARILPGAIQFLTPIRKTELDT
- a CDS encoding IPT/TIG domain-containing protein, whose product is MVRVFFASLLFAGALASCAPREQAVVGVTVTPVLVKLSEPAARGGTLTIQGRYLGGPQTGRVRLGASETGEGGYLFPAASVRSWTDSEIVLTVPADAPTGGSWLFVEVAGKRSTGLPYSVRP
- the hisS gene encoding histidine--tRNA ligase — protein: MALQRPKGTQDHLPDGSPKLSRDIQASAFAHVQDTARRVLERSGASLIATPLFEEAELVKRGVGGSTDIVRKEMFTVYYFGDHGGYVLRPEGTAGIVRAYLQNGLKQLPAPLKLWTHGPMFRAENVQKGRLRQFHQVDYEVLGSTDPLVDAEAIWLMWEVVRELGLTGVRVKLGSIGDPADREAYNAYLRELFGAHVDRLSDDSKDRLERNPMRILDSKSAGDQALIRELGVKPMLDFLGKEARAHFGSVQGYLREWGVPFDLDPSIVRGLDYYRRTAWELHHEGVGAKSALGGGGRYDGLAAQLGGPEVPGIGWAFGIERLLLALEAEGVALPPTPGPLLYLAAMDEENVGLAARLALEGRSRGRVEFAYRAMKPGNAFREADRRRALSAAVIGSDEAARGVLNIKTLGTGETREVPLAELTTFLNDLSRHAGEQA
- the aspS gene encoding aspartate--tRNA ligase, which gives rise to MKRTGYIGELNGTHLGTEVTLQGWAGRRRDLGGLIFIELRDRSGVVQVQVEPDSPAFAQADTVRSEDVLEVRGLFRERPEGQRKGGLADYEVVASGVRVLSRAKTPPFELDKGGEVAEDIRLKYRYLDLRRPEMTRNLLLRSKAVAAVTAFLDREGFVNVETPMLTKSTPEGARDFLVPSRLNPGEFYALPQSPQLFKQLLMIAGVDRYYQLARCFRDEDLRADRQPDFTQLDMEMSFVEQGDVLEVQEQLLAHVFREVLGEELPLPFPRLSYQEAMDRYGSDKPDLRFDHAFVDVTDLFAGGGFQAFASAGAVKVLTAPELTRKQIDELERVAKQNGAKGLAWLRREGEGFTGGISKFVSPEVAAALLERTGVTAGGTLLFAAGEWKAAVTALGAVRLALRDLFDLAASGPKFHVSWVVDFPQLEWDEDAGRWTYMHHPFTAPHPEDVALFGTERQGEIRAQAYDLVLNGYEVGGGSIRIHDPEVQAQMFAAIGFSEEQAREQFGFFMDALGYGTPPHGGIAWGFDRLVMVMAGASSIREVIAFPKNNRGADLMAQAPAPVSPTQLAEVGVQVAVQEE
- a CDS encoding histidine phosphatase family protein, whose protein sequence is MPADRLFLVRHGQTASNVTQTLGASHDDPLDAVGEEQARAVAAHLAGLKLSAPAVYASPFRRAQQTAQAIADALGVPMTVLPGIQEIEVGPQWHGRPYAHLVSHAHELDLPGGAFGFAGGETLDGVAGRFLAALEVPLTAPGTPIVVSHGGALTAVLARLLGLEIRALWQDQRYAHANTAVTELRREAQTWRAVRLADQTHVSAAPSK
- a CDS encoding spheroidene monooxygenase, whose product is MVPSPLVTLTVNRYSPRGAWRGWTRMGRDPLHLRRVPGLTFFRLMGTGRGDDLTLGADFRRWARLAVWTDEASFREFEASPWRERDRAHLTESGTLLLRPLRSKGQWGGREPFGSPTADAPTGPLAVLTRAAIRPTRMRAFWSAVPASQDGLHAHPGLLLTLGLGDIPLLSQATFSVWRDAASVKAYAYAGAGHREAITRTRRDGWYSEELFARFEVLAAEGDGLGLSFPPR